A stretch of DNA from Thermodesulfobacteriota bacterium:
TATTTGATTGATCCCGGGTCCTCTAAACCAGCGCTCGATTGGGTCAGTAGCCAGTCATTAATCTTACGGAAGAAAACGGCTTCGTGGTTGTTGGTCAGTTTTTTACCTACAAACAGACCAAGCCCTTCAAGCATTTTCGTAAGCATGCTTGTTCCTGAACGGCTCATCCCAATTATTATTATAGGAGACATGATGTATGTGAAACTACACTATAAGCAAAGCTATGACAATGCTTAATAGAATTGAGAAATATCAGTAGTGTATGCGCAAATTTGGAACGTTAGATTGCTAAAAAGCTTCTAAGCACATCGCCAGTATCTGCTTCTGCTAGCTTTTCAAGAGCCCTTTTTTCAATCTGTCTTATACGCTCTCTTGTGAGATCAAACCTTCTGCCAATTTCATCAAGAGTATATGTTCCGTCCTGATCTATGCCAAAGCGGAGCCTAATAATCTCTTCTTCCCTTGGAGTTAGAATATTTAAAGCTTCTCTTATCTCCTGGGTTAGAGCAGTGGTAGCCATTACAGAATCAGGCGCAGGAGCCTTTTCATCTGAAATGAAATCTAACAGAGTAGTTTTTTCCCCGTCCATAATTGGTGTATCAAGACGGGCAGCATCATTAGTGGACTCAAGGATTCTCTTTACACCTTCAACAGATATACCAGCTATTTCTGCAACTTCTTCAGGAAGCGGCTTTCTCCCCATTTCCTTGTGCAGCATAGAGCTTATTCTATATACTTTGCTTGCTTGCTCGAGAACGTAAACAGGAACCCTAATGGTTCTTGTCTGGTCTAGCAGTGCTCTTGAGATTGCCTGGTGTATCCACCATGAAGCGTATGTTGAGAACTTGTATCCTTTAGTATGATCAAATCTTTCAACCGCTCTCATAAGACCAACATTACCTTCTTGGATGAGATCGGTAAGAGGAAGTCCCCTTCCCATGTATCTTTTTGAAATACTAACCACAAGCCTTAGGTTGGCTTTAACAAATCTTTCTTTCATATCAGAGGCGCGTTCAGAAAATACTCTAATAAAGGCGCTTAAGCTCTGAATTCTTTTATTGATTTCTTTTTCACTTGTTCTGCTTTTGGTAGTGGTGGATTGCCTTTTGATAAGGCTTTCTTTTTTCTTGTTCAGTTTGTCTATGTTGATTGTAAGTTCAATTGCTTTTGCTTCGCACTTTTTGATCTGGGCTGAAACTTCGACCTCTTCTTTTGCAGTTAGAAGAGATTCTACCGCCATATCTTTAAAATATACATATAAAAGTCTGAACTGTTCATCAGGAGTCCATTTGTTTTCATCCTCATTCTCTGCAGTTGCCACGGTTGGAGTATCTTCAATTTCAACGCTAAATTCAGGCTCGTCCGCAGATATATTGTTGTCAGCTATATCTATAGACTGATAGGATTGATCCTCTTCCTGATTAAACTGTTCAAGTCCCTCTATTTCAGTTGGAACCTGCTGTTCAACTTCTCTAAATTTTCCTGTTTTCATAATTTCACCCTTAACCGATGTACTACGTGTTGCATTGTATTAACCCCGCACCCTTAAGACCCTGGTATGAGCTTGTTCAACTGTACAACTATACGACTTTTGGGCTTCTATGTCAAGCCTTTTTCTTCGCATTTGCAAAAAAGTTTTTTAGGATAAAATTATTAAGTAATTACAGTGCATTGAGTCATATCTCTACGCAATAGCTAACAGCTATTTTGCGTCTCTATTGCATAAATTAGATCAGTAACTCAACGTTTCTTTGTTATCTTCAAGAGACTCATTATAGACTCGGCCTTTGTTAAGGCTTTCGACAAACACTTCGCCGCCTTCGTTACTTTGATACAATGCAGCATAGTTCCAAGCTTCTTGGGCTGTTTTGAACTTACCTACTTTAATAAGATTCCAGACTTCTCCCCTTGAGTTAGAACTGGTAACTATATAAGCGTCGTACCCTTTTAGTCTTAATTCATTAGTAACTTCATTCGCTTGATCAATGCTCCCAAAAGCAGCAACTTGCAATCTATAGGTATCTTGATCTACGAGGCTAACGTCCAAGGACTCAACTTGAAGTCCATTGTTCAAATTATCCGTGGACTCTTGTGCGGCTATGAGTAATGGAGTATTGACCCCTTCGTTATCTTGTGCATCTTCTGTAATAAATGGCGAATCATTTCTCTCTTTCTGAGCAGGCTGTACTCTGCCTTTGTAATATGTTGAAGTTGTGTCTGGAGTTGAGACTCTAGGATCTTGTACAGAATTATCATTTTGAGAAAGGGCTACGATCTCATCGTCCATGCTATATGAATTATTATCTTGTATTGTTTCGTTCTGAGCTGATTGAGGCATTTGATCATTAGTAAAATTTGGATTATCTACTCTCATCCCTAAGTAGACTCCAAGAACGAATACAATTATCAAAACAAGAAAATATCCAATTCCACTTGCAAAGCCTCCCTTTTTCTTGTTTGGCCCCGCAACTATTAGTTGTGGCTTAAGCTTTGTCATTTTAAAAACCCCCCTTTATACTAGACCCCTATCTTCTAGTTACTCGCGTGACTCAGTTTTATTTAACCCAGTTTTATTTAACCCAGTACTAAATTACACAAAACCCAATT
This window harbors:
- a CDS encoding sigma-70 family RNA polymerase sigma factor → MKTGKFREVEQQVPTEIEGLEQFNQEEDQSYQSIDIADNNISADEPEFSVEIEDTPTVATAENEDENKWTPDEQFRLLYVYFKDMAVESLLTAKEEVEVSAQIKKCEAKAIELTINIDKLNKKKESLIKRQSTTTKSRTSEKEINKRIQSLSAFIRVFSERASDMKERFVKANLRLVVSISKRYMGRGLPLTDLIQEGNVGLMRAVERFDHTKGYKFSTYASWWIHQAISRALLDQTRTIRVPVYVLEQASKVYRISSMLHKEMGRKPLPEEVAEIAGISVEGVKRILESTNDAARLDTPIMDGEKTTLLDFISDEKAPAPDSVMATTALTQEIREALNILTPREEEIIRLRFGIDQDGTYTLDEIGRRFDLTRERIRQIEKRALEKLAEADTGDVLRSFLAI
- a CDS encoding SPOR domain-containing protein, with the protein product MTKLKPQLIVAGPNKKKGGFASGIGYFLVLIIVFVLGVYLGMRVDNPNFTNDQMPQSAQNETIQDNNSYSMDDEIVALSQNDNSVQDPRVSTPDTTSTYYKGRVQPAQKERNDSPFITEDAQDNEGVNTPLLIAAQESTDNLNNGLQVESLDVSLVDQDTYRLQVAAFGSIDQANEVTNELRLKGYDAYIVTSSNSRGEVWNLIKVGKFKTAQEAWNYAALYQSNEGGEVFVESLNKGRVYNESLEDNKETLSY